A stretch of Porites lutea chromosome 5, jaPorLute2.1, whole genome shotgun sequence DNA encodes these proteins:
- the LOC140938923 gene encoding cartilage oligomeric matrix protein-like: protein MNRQKLLWIFVAAVYIFRSTDALEIDLLSPLSGSANSLDFNVRRVAVSPGEWAFLFGRAIKDIRANEDLLQRTIVNIESNEEFLIFARVRVMSGTAGCLFSISHRQKKLLILDLSTKGSGNATKLILRYRSTNDTAENIVFKNVASLGDKQYHSIILRITDIFDKGKKISAVALYIDCQFFGKAETVSAVSSIFSYRGTLLSLMEFRIAQRVKKQKIHTQWKGTIQYMKFIFKRPIDFILDGPECGQTVAAIRGKTPYPPRISDASVITNEVASDLIGLIKDLRYDLSMQVAEIKYLRGLVENCQMCRVQDFCRFKPCFPGVPCFNDPATVKGFECGECPLGMLGDGINCTDINECKLADPCAKNVVCHNRSPGYWCPPCPRGYSGKEVHGIGLYFAKDNKQVCTEIDECAEEPSPCAKESKCINLPGSFECGDCPPGFTGDPRHSCYYLSYCDVSDPRSNPCSQYARCIRLDSGRSFRCECREGYAGNGIFCAEDFDLDGFPDKELNCTDSVCRKDNCQRIKNPGQEDLDDDGIGDICDDDVDGDNIRNERDNCPRNANAAQYNNDGDLLGNDCDNCPYVSNSLQADLDKDGVGDACDKDIDGDGVLNSIDNCRMVHNSLQEDGDRDGVGDACDNCPTVQNRGQYDRDADGLGDNCDTDRDNDNDGVDDMVDNCRGVSNPDQIDNDGDERGDACDDDDDDDGVPDRSDNCQLVPNPTQRDLNGNGLGDPCDGDFDADKIPDEEDACSVNHHVTHTDFTWLQKISLIVPEDTSSYKPAVWQVDLEGNKVEQTENSDPAIAVGPVRFSGVDFSGTVQVQTTHDDDFIGLVFSYQSNRKFYLVSWKQQDQVYWEMNPFRAKAVRGIQIKLVNSDTGPGPALRNALWNSGNAQGQIKEIWRDQNLIGWKDKTDYEWTLMHRPSIGLIRLKVFSEGELVVDTGYIIDKTLKGGKVGMYVFSQAKVVWSNMSYKCNEQVPDDYEAL from the exons ATGAATAGACAAAAGTTGCTTTGGATATTTGTTGCCGCGGTATATATTTTTAGGTCAACGGATGCTCTAG AAATAGATTTGCTTTCACCACTCTCTGGTAGCGCGAATTCACTGGACTTTAACGTGCGCCGCGTTGCTGTGTCGCCAGGGGAATGGGCCTTTCTCTTTGGTCGGGCAATAAAAGATATAAGAGCAAATGAAGATCTACTTCAAAGAACTATAGTGAACATCGAGTCGAACGAAGAGTTTCTCATCTTTGCTCGAGTGAGAGTCATGTCTGGTACTGCGGgatgtttgttttctatttcacATAGACAAAAGAAGCTTCTTATTCTTGACTTGTCCACTAAGGGATCGGGTAACGCCACAAAACTTATCCTTAGATACAGATCAACAAACGACACTGCGGAGAACATCGTGTTTAAGAATGTCGCCTCGCTGGGagataaacagtaccacagtaTAATCCTTCGAATCACGGATATTTtcgacaaaggaaaaaagatATCAGCCGTCGCACTGTACATAGACTGTCAGTTTTTTGGCAAAGCTGAAACAGTTTCTGCAGTCTCGTCGATTTTCTCCTACAGAGGGACTTTGTTGTCTTTGATGGAGTTCAGAATAGCACAGAGagtaaagaaacagaaaattcatACTCAGTGGAAG GGGACCATACAGTACATGAAATTCATCTTCAAACGACCTATAGACTTTATACTTGATGGTCCAGAATGTGGGCAAACAGTAGCTGCAATACGAG ggAAAACTCCCTATCCACCTCGGATAAGCGATGCCAGCGTTATAACGAACGAAGTAGCCTCTGATTTGATTGGTCTCATAAAGGATCTTCGATATGACTTGTCTATGCAG GTGGCTGAAATCAAGTATCTTCGTGGTTTAGTGGAAAATTGCCAGATGTGTCGAG ttcaAGACTTCTGTCGTTTTAAGCCTTGTTTTCCTGGTGTGCCTTGCTTCAATGATCCGGCTACTGTAAAGGGATTTGAGTGCGGAGAATGCCCTCTTGGAATGCTGGGTGATGGTATCAACTGTACTGACATCAATGAG TGTAAACTGGCCGACCCTTGCGCCAAAAATGTTGTTTGCCATAATAGAAGTCCCGGATATTGGTGTCCACCATGTCCTCGGGGATATTCTGGAAAGGAGGTTCATGGGATTGGACTGTATTTTGCTAAGGACAATAAACAG GTTTGCACGGAAATTGATGAATGTGCAGAGGAACCAAGCCCATGCGCAAAAGAATCAAAGTGTATCAATCTTCCG GGAAGCTTCGAATGTGGAGATTGCCCTCCTGGCTTCACTGGCGATCCTCGACACTCGTGCTACTACCTAAGTTATTGTGACGTAAGCGATCCAAGGAGTAACCCTTGCAGTCAATACGCCAGGTGCATTCGACTGGACAGCGGGCGAAGTTTTAGGTGTGAG TGTCGGGAAGGTTACGCTGGAAATGGCATCTTTTGCGCTGAAGACTTCGATTTGGACGGCTTTCCAGATAAGGAACTGAACTGTACCGATAGCGTTTGTCGTAAG GATAATTGTCAACGTATAAAAAATCCCGGTCAAGAAGATCTTGATGACGATGGAATTGGAGACATTTGCGATGACGACGTGGATGGGGACAATATTAGAAATGAGCGG GATAACTGCCCGCGTAATGCGAACGCTGCTCAGTATAACAATGATGGCGACTTATTAGGGAATGATTGTGATAATTGCCCGTATGTCAGTAACTCGCTTCAAGCGGATCTCGATAAGGATGGTGTTGGTGATGCTTGTGACAAGGACATTGATGGAGACG GTGTATTGAACTCTATTGATAACTGCCGAATGGTACATAACTCACTTCAAGAGGATGGCGACCGCGATGGAGTGGGTGATGCGTGCGATAACTGCCCCACAGTACAGAATAGAGGCCAG taCGATAGAGATGCCGACGGACTGGGCGACAACTGTGACACCGAccgtgataatgataatgatggtgTAGATGACATGGTAGATAACTGCAGAGGAGTGTCAAACCCTGATCAGATAGACAATGATGGAGATGAAAGAG GTGATGCttgtgatgacgatgatgatgatgatggtgtgCCAGATAGGTCCGACAACTGCCAACTAGTGCCCAATCCAACTCAACGCGACTTGAACG gTAATGGTTTAGGGGATCCTTGTGATGGGGATTTTGATGCCGACAAAATCCCGGATGAAGAAGATGCTTGTTCAGTTAACCATCATGTGACGCATACTGATTTCACGTGGTTGCAAAAGATCAGTCTAATTGTGCCCGAAGACACGAGCAGTTACAAGCCAGCTGTCTGGCAGGTAGACTTAGAG ggAAATAAAGTAGAACAAACCGAAAATAGCGATCCAGCAATAGCCGTGG GACCCGTCCGCTTCAGTGGTGTTGACTTCTCTGGCACAGTACAGGTTCAAACGACACATGATGACGATTTCATAGGACTGGTTTTCAGTTACCaaagtaacagaaaattctaCCTCGTCTCATGGAAACAGCAGGATCAGGTTTACTGGGAAATGAATCCATTCAGAGCTAAAGCCGTGCGAGGAATTCAAATCAAG TTGGTTAATTCTGATACCGGCCCTGGACCCGCCCTTAGAAATGCACTATGGAATTCTGGGAACGCCCAAGGACAA ATAAAAGAGATTTGGAGAGATCAAAATTTGATTGGATGGAAGGACAAAACAGATTATGAGTGGACGCTAATGCACAGACCAAGTATTGGATTAATTAG GCTGAAAGTATTTTCTGAGGGAGAGTTAGTGGTAGATACAGGATACATTATTGACAAGACCCTTAAAGGCGGAAAGGTTGGGATGTACGtgttttcacaagcaaaagTGGTCTGGTCAAACATGTCGTACAAATGTAACG AACAAGTTCCGGACGACTACGAAGCTCTTTAA
- the LOC140938924 gene encoding proline-rich protein PRCC-like isoform X2 encodes MSLVAYGSSGEESDSSDSEEVQSSRVSKELTITNNDGQEDGEKLTSTGEGRKEENKTGLVLPSPKQLSETSNSVKSKGSFSLSSFLPKPKNISNREKESTDTSDEKPSISSSAMMDDEEEILEIEEDYEPIVKRTKKIQSTEIEDKPKSVGSLFSLLPSPWQAENSWLKTANPKVKAKSKQTTSEERGSKQPVKIAIPIAPKTDSDDEDDSPAAKKIIPSKEGSGLKSLLPKPKHSITMKADNPNKPSVKLASRPLIPHTLTKKAKAAEKMPQKTAKVLNQVEGAISDDEDEPVSFFTFSDKTESLIDEKTETIQSQDAKSSSALKVHEPVQEISNQAVTSFSVGEVPSTSPTFQGSAGLTESKQQVMEVPSSQVDFGSGESFSSGELETKTYYYEQQPAQNQQYPGYSANDYYYSHNTGYYGQESEAYTYTYPTGTPAQEQTQLQETNNIDLEKLHKLKGKRNRHEEINIVDVNADDQIGNSAEMVAKYGTEEVAHRPSRKKKDMPTAQQRRKHQITYLAYQAKEREFELRQQWSANRQTRRQTQSKYGF; translated from the exons ATGTCGCTAGTTGCATATGGAAGCAGCGGCGAAGAAAGTGACTCGAGCGATTCGGAGGAGGTTCAAAGCTCTCGTGTTTCTAAAGAACTGACAATTACAAATAATGATGGCCAGGAAGATGGGGAAAAGCTTACCTCCACTGGAGAAGGAAGAAAAGAGGAGAATAAAACGGGTTTAGTTCTTCCGTCGCCCAAACAACTCAGTGAAACTTCAAATTCTGTCAAAAGCAAGGGAAGCTTTAGCTTATCATCGTTTCTTCCTAAGCCCAAAAACATCAGCAATCGTGAGAAGGAGAGCACAGATACTTCAGATGAAAAACCTTCAATCAGCTCATCAGCGATGATGGATGATGAAGAGGAGATTTTAGAGATCGAAGAAGACTATGAGCCTATTGTAAAACGAACCAAAAAGATTCAATCAACTGAAATTGAGGATAAGCCAAAGTCTGTTggaagtttgttttctcttctccCTTCTCCCTGGCAAGCTGAAAACTCTTGGTTAAAAACTGCTAACCCTAAAGTAAAGGCAAAGAGTAAACAGACTACGTCTGAAGAGAGAGGTTCCAAGCAACCTGTCAAAATTGCTATTCCCATTGCCCCAAAG ACTGATtcagatgatgaagatgatagTCCTGCTGCAAAGAAAATCATACCATCAAAG gaAGGATCTGGTCTTAAGTCACTTCTTCCTAAACCAAAGCACAGCATCACAATGAAAGCTGATAACCCAAACAAGCCCTCAGTGAAATTAGCCAGTAGACCTTTGATACCTCATACACTCACTAAGAAAGCAAAAGCTGCAGAGAAAATGCCGCAGAAAACAGCTAAGGTGTTAAACCAGGTAGAAGGTGCTATAAGTGATGACGAAGATGAACCAGTTAGTTTCTTTACATTCAGTGATAAAACTGAGAGCTTAATAGATGAAAAGACTGAAACCATCCAAAGTCAAGATGCTAAGAGCAGCTCTGCTTTAAAGGTTCATGAGCCAGTTCAAGAAATTTCAAATCAGGCTGTGACCTCATTTTCGGTTGGCGAGGTGCCCTCTACTTCACCTACATTTCAAGGAAGTGCCGGTTTGACTGAGTCAAAGCAGCAAGTGATGGAGGTGCCTAGTTCACAAGTAGATTTTGGAAGTGGAGAAAGCTTCAGTTCAGGGGAATTAGAGACAAAGACTTACTATTATGAACAACAACCTGCACAGAATCAGCAGTATCCAGGCTATTCTGCTAATGATTAT TATTACAGCCACAACACTGGTTATTATGGCCAAGAATCAGAAGCCTATACATACACTTACCCCACAGGCACCCCAGCACAGGAGCAAACCCAGTTGCAAGAAACAAATAATATTGATCTAGAAAAG TTACACAAACTCAAAGGGAAGAGAAATCGCCACGAGGAAATTAACATTGTTGATGTTAATGCTGACGATCAGATTGGCAACTCTGCTGAAATGGTGGCAAAATATGGCACAGAGGAAGTAGCCCATCGACCTTCACGG AAAAAGAAGGACATGCCTACAGCTCAACAGAGGAGAAAGCATCAAATAACTTACCTAGCCTATCAG GCTAAAGAAAGGGAGTTCGAGCTACGACAACAGTGGTCTGCCAATCGACAAACACGGAGACAGACTCAGTCAAAGTATGGGTTTTGA
- the LOC140938924 gene encoding proline-rich protein PRCC-like isoform X1 produces the protein MSLVAYGSSGEESDSSDSEEVQSSRVSKELTITNNDGQEDGEKLTSTGEGRKEENKTGLVLPSPKQLSETSNSVKSKGSFSLSSFLPKPKNISNREKESTDTSDEKPSISSSAMMDDEEEILEIEEDYEPIVKRTKKIQSTEIEDKPKSVGSLFSLLPSPWQAENSWLKTANPKVKAKSKQTTSEERGSKQPVKIAIPIAPKTDSDDEDDSPAAKKIIPSKEGSGLKSLLPKPKHSITMKADNPNKPSVKLASRPLIPHTLTKKAKAAEKMPQKTAKVLNQVEGAISDDEDEPVSFFTFSDKTESLIDEKTETIQSQDAKSSSALKVHEPVQEISNQAVTSFSVGEVPSTSPTFQGSAGLTESKQQVMEVPSSQVDFGSGESFSSGELETKTYYYEQQPAQNQQYPGYSANDYQYYSHNTGYYGQESEAYTYTYPTGTPAQEQTQLQETNNIDLEKLHKLKGKRNRHEEINIVDVNADDQIGNSAEMVAKYGTEEVAHRPSRKKKDMPTAQQRRKHQITYLAYQAKEREFELRQQWSANRQTRRQTQSKYGF, from the exons ATGTCGCTAGTTGCATATGGAAGCAGCGGCGAAGAAAGTGACTCGAGCGATTCGGAGGAGGTTCAAAGCTCTCGTGTTTCTAAAGAACTGACAATTACAAATAATGATGGCCAGGAAGATGGGGAAAAGCTTACCTCCACTGGAGAAGGAAGAAAAGAGGAGAATAAAACGGGTTTAGTTCTTCCGTCGCCCAAACAACTCAGTGAAACTTCAAATTCTGTCAAAAGCAAGGGAAGCTTTAGCTTATCATCGTTTCTTCCTAAGCCCAAAAACATCAGCAATCGTGAGAAGGAGAGCACAGATACTTCAGATGAAAAACCTTCAATCAGCTCATCAGCGATGATGGATGATGAAGAGGAGATTTTAGAGATCGAAGAAGACTATGAGCCTATTGTAAAACGAACCAAAAAGATTCAATCAACTGAAATTGAGGATAAGCCAAAGTCTGTTggaagtttgttttctcttctccCTTCTCCCTGGCAAGCTGAAAACTCTTGGTTAAAAACTGCTAACCCTAAAGTAAAGGCAAAGAGTAAACAGACTACGTCTGAAGAGAGAGGTTCCAAGCAACCTGTCAAAATTGCTATTCCCATTGCCCCAAAG ACTGATtcagatgatgaagatgatagTCCTGCTGCAAAGAAAATCATACCATCAAAG gaAGGATCTGGTCTTAAGTCACTTCTTCCTAAACCAAAGCACAGCATCACAATGAAAGCTGATAACCCAAACAAGCCCTCAGTGAAATTAGCCAGTAGACCTTTGATACCTCATACACTCACTAAGAAAGCAAAAGCTGCAGAGAAAATGCCGCAGAAAACAGCTAAGGTGTTAAACCAGGTAGAAGGTGCTATAAGTGATGACGAAGATGAACCAGTTAGTTTCTTTACATTCAGTGATAAAACTGAGAGCTTAATAGATGAAAAGACTGAAACCATCCAAAGTCAAGATGCTAAGAGCAGCTCTGCTTTAAAGGTTCATGAGCCAGTTCAAGAAATTTCAAATCAGGCTGTGACCTCATTTTCGGTTGGCGAGGTGCCCTCTACTTCACCTACATTTCAAGGAAGTGCCGGTTTGACTGAGTCAAAGCAGCAAGTGATGGAGGTGCCTAGTTCACAAGTAGATTTTGGAAGTGGAGAAAGCTTCAGTTCAGGGGAATTAGAGACAAAGACTTACTATTATGAACAACAACCTGCACAGAATCAGCAGTATCCAGGCTATTCTGCTAATGATTAT CAATATTACAGCCACAACACTGGTTATTATGGCCAAGAATCAGAAGCCTATACATACACTTACCCCACAGGCACCCCAGCACAGGAGCAAACCCAGTTGCAAGAAACAAATAATATTGATCTAGAAAAG TTACACAAACTCAAAGGGAAGAGAAATCGCCACGAGGAAATTAACATTGTTGATGTTAATGCTGACGATCAGATTGGCAACTCTGCTGAAATGGTGGCAAAATATGGCACAGAGGAAGTAGCCCATCGACCTTCACGG AAAAAGAAGGACATGCCTACAGCTCAACAGAGGAGAAAGCATCAAATAACTTACCTAGCCTATCAG GCTAAAGAAAGGGAGTTCGAGCTACGACAACAGTGGTCTGCCAATCGACAAACACGGAGACAGACTCAGTCAAAGTATGGGTTTTGA